The nucleotide sequence GGTAGCCCGGTTCGAACCGTCGCCTGCCCTGCACCATGGGCGCAAAGAAACAGGCTTGGTCGCGACACCAAGCCTGAATCGTGTTCCCCGTTCAGGAACAATCGTCATGTTGCGAAACGCTACGGCGTCGTCGCGGGTTGCTGGCCGGGTTGGACCGGCTGACCTTGTTGGCCCATCAACATCATCATGATCGGCATCTGCTGTTGGGAGCCACCGTTGTAGGTGTAACCCGCGTCCAAAGCACGATCGATCCGTTCCTTGGATTCCGTCAGGTGGGCCATCGTATAAGCGTCGATCTTTCCGGCACACTTGTCCATCGTCACCTTGATGCGATTGCTCAGGTTCCGAAGTTGCATGCGGGACAGATTGCTGATCGGCATTTGTGCCGCCACGTCATCGCTGCTGTCCAGGATCAAATCGATCAAGCGTTGCAGGTGTTCGCGTTGCAAGTTGCGTCGCAGCGAACTGATCATCGGATTGCGATCATCTCGGTCTTCGGGGCATTCTTCGCCCAACTCGGTCCACACCGCATTGCTGATACGGTCCAGCAATTCGGGCAACGTCAACGCGTCTTCTTCCGGCGGAAGACGTAATTCGTTGTCATACACACGACGCAGCGTGGTCGGATTCATCAACATCGTCAGCGCCGACGCTTGCATTCCAAGCACGCGATCATGGATCGGCCAAGTCGCTTCGTCGGACAGAGCCGAACGCGATCCGCCGCCCAGCCATTTGTCCACGCCCATGCGTTCCAGCAGTTTGGGTTCCAGGCCGAAAGCTTCGTCACGGAACGTGGTTTCGATCACGTATTCCAACGCTTCACGCTGGTCCTTGGCAGGCACCACTTGGACCGGAGGCCGGTCACCGGGGTCACCCTTCTTGTCGCGATTGACGAACGCACCGCCGATCCAGTTGGCCATCATGCTGACCGTTCGGGATTGCAATGACAGTGTCAATTCATAGCCGCGTCGCGCCTTGGCCCAACTGTCGCCGTCTTTGACGAACGAATCCAGAAGGCGACCGCGATACAGATTCACCAGCTTCATCTGTTCCTGACAATACGACAGCGGATCCTTGGCAAAATCATATCGCCGGGCGTACGGATCCGGTCCGCTGGTGTCTTCGTCGGTTGCGTATTGCAGTTCCGGTTCGACGCAGCGTTTCAGGATTTCCGGCAAGTCCTTTTCTTCAAAGGTGTAGCCGTATTCGATAGCCCAGAAATCATAGGGGCCGATGTCGATCATCGCGTAATCGCCCTGCGTTTCGCCGGCTTCGTAGCGATAGTTGATCGGCGCGTAATCCATCACCGAACTGGCGAAGGTGCGTTTGCCTTTGACGTCTTTGCTGTTGATTTCGTCCAGCGTCAACAGTGAACTGGCTTTGAAGTTGTGACGCAGGCCCAACGTGTGTCCGACCTCGTGGGCGACCAAGTCGGCCAGCAACGGTCCGACGAACCACTCCGGCATGCCGTCCAGCAATTCACCGGGATCCGCCTTCTTGGACTTCGCGTCGTCATCGTCACTCTTGGCGACCGCTTCGTCATCCTTGTCGGCATCTTCGTCTTCGTCATCAGACGATTCGTCGTCGTCCTTCTCGTCGCCATCCTTTTCTTTGTCGTCGTCCTGTTTCTTCTTATCCGACTCCGCGGCTTCCTTTTCCTTCTTCTCTTTTTCCTTTTCGGCTTCTTCGTCCGCCATCAAGGTCAACGCCCAGTCCATGCGGGCCAGTGCCAGGTCCAGGCTGCGGCTGCTGGCGGCCATGCACAGACCGTTCTTTTGACTGATCTGGCCGTACAGCCCATCAAATTCATCGTCGCCCAACAGGCTGGGGTCGGCCTGTGCCATCTTGAACCCGGCCATCGGCTGTTGTGCTTGGCGAGCGTACTTGGCACGCAAGTGGTTGGCGTTTTCGGGAGCGGCCAAGCGGACACGCGGATCCCAATTCGGGTGACGTCCCAGCCATGCCAGCGTTTCCGCCGTCATGCCTTCCATCGCCAGCTTGGGCATCAATTCGTGATAATTGAAATTGAAGTGGCGGATCCAGCCGTCGGTCAGGATGATATCGGCGTCCAGAATTTCACCCGTTTCGGGATGCACGCGGCTCGGGCCGATGGCCGTCCCGACGTCGTTGTTCAGCCAGCGAATGAAGTTGTATCGAACGTCCTCGGGGTCCTTTTCCATGTGGACCTTGCTTTCGGCGTCCTGGTATTCGATCACGATCGCATCGACGATACCGACCTTTTCAAACGCCTTGTTCCAATAATCCACGCCGGCTTTGATCCAGCGGCGATAACGCACCGGGGCGGTGTGTTCGACGTAAAAGCGGATCGGTTCTTTGGGCGGGCTGAGCTTCAGCTTCGGATCCCGCTTTTGTAGACGCCAGCGATTGATGAAGCGAATGACGGTTTCATCGTCCTCGTATTTGCCCAGGTCGGTGAACGATGTTGTGAAGTAACCCACTCGTTCGTCCGCCTTGCGGGGACGGAAGCCCGACGATGCCGAGGGGACTTCGCTGAACGAATAGTGGATCGTTTGCAGGCGGCTGTTGGCACCGACGATCTCAAAAGCGATCTCGACGTTTTCGGGAAAGACCTTCGCCTTTTCCAACGACTTGATGCGTGACCGTGACGATTGCCGAACCGACGATCCGAAGAACGTCGACGCGCTGCCGACCAACAGATTGTCCAAGTCGATCACCGGACCACCGCTGGGGCCGATCGCGACGATCGGAATGTCCAGCAAGACTCGGTCGGTGAACAGTCGTTTGACCGACGATTTGGCTTCCGGTTCGCCCGACGCTTTGATGTCCAGATTCGGGGCGATCAGTGCCAGCCGGTCATCGTAACGACGCCACTGGACGACCCATTCGCCGGCCTGTAGTCCCGCATATCGATCCCCACTGCTGACGGTCAATGCGATGAAGTACCGCTTGGTGCTGAAGTTCTTGGGCAATTCGCCCAGCAACTGAGCGTCCTTTTCCCGCTTCCACAAACGGAACAAGCCTTTGCTGGCCGTTTGATCGGAGACTTTGATCTCGGTGTAGTCTTCCGAAACCTTATCAAACGGGGGCAGGCTGGCGGCCGAGGCCGGTGCGGACATCAACATTCCGCAAATGGCGCTAGCGGCTACCCATCGGGCACGGTCCCACAATCGGGTCATGGCATTCACTCTGGCAAAGAAATTTTATTCCGTCGGCTCGTCCATCGGACCGACGTTGGCGTGACGAAGGCGGGCAGGCCGGATCATCCGAAGATTCCAAAACTTCGTCTCATTCCGATCGGTTTCGTCCGCCCAGGACGGGATCAACAAGAAACGGTAGCTCAGAAGAGCCGCCGCCACCGGCAAAACGGTTTCTCCAGCGCGTCTTCGATTCTGACGCACGGCGGGGCCGGAATGTTTTGCCGTCTTTACCGTTTTATCCGATATTCTCCTTCCAACGCAAACAATGGCGGTCGGATCCGCCTTGGGATCGCCACGATCGCGCCCCTCGACGAATCGCGGGGCGACTGAGCATCCCATCGGCATCGCTGTAACTCGGTCGAACCCCAACGAACGCGGGGCCGCGGCGAAAGTCAATCTCGCAGCGGCCCCGGTGAACGTTTGCTACTTTGGCGGATCAGCCGACTTTGATGTCGATCTTCCGCGGCTGGACTTCCGGACGCTTGGTCAGGGTCACACGCAGCACACCGTGTGCGTATTCGGCCTCGATCGATTCCGGGTCGACCGATTCGGGCAGCGTGATGCTGCGGGTCAGTTCGCCGAACCGGCGTTCTTGGTGCAGGTACTTGCGGTCTTCCGCATCGGCCCGCTTGGCCGTCACGGTCAACTTGCCGTCATCGACCGTCACGTCCAAATCATCCGGTGCGATGCCGGGTAGGTCCATTTCGACGGTGAAGTGTCCGTCGTCTTCCCAAACCGATGTCGGAGCAAACCAAGCCTGCGATCCGCTGACACGCAGCGGAGCGTCGAACAGGCGGTCAAACAGCTCATTCAAATCGCGTGACGCCGAAGCAAGCGAATCGGGGACCGTTAAGCCGGGGCGTCGAGTCATGCCATTGTTCATCGTCATTGATCTCCAGATTTAAAAGCCAACACAAACCCTCTGACAAATCACCGGTCCCCACGTCGGTGCGAACGCTTTGTTGCACCGGAGCACCCGCGACGCCGCGGTGGTCGCGGCACTTGCGTCGAGCGCTTTTGCGAGGGGACAGGTCAATTTGACAGTCAACCATTTCGATTTCAGATCGATGCATCGAGCGTGCCAATTTCGGTTCCGAGGGCGGTTCGCAGCGACGCATCCCCGACCGATGGGGCATCGGCAGTGAAACGGCGGACAAACCAAAAACACCCGAAAATCCAGTGCTTTCAGTGATAGCCTGTGCCTATGAATGGCTTTGTAATTTCGTATTGGACGAATGGAAACGCTGCGCGTATTTTTCTTTCAGTCGACCACCGCGACTGACTCGGCGGTCGGCATTCTGTCCCCGTTTTTCCAAAAGTGTTTCTGACGAAAAGGAACCCACCACGATGTCCAACGTTGTTTTCTTTCATGCCGG is from Crateriforma conspicua and encodes:
- a CDS encoding zinc-dependent metalloprotease, encoding MSAPASAASLPPFDKVSEDYTEIKVSDQTASKGLFRLWKREKDAQLLGELPKNFSTKRYFIALTVSSGDRYAGLQAGEWVVQWRRYDDRLALIAPNLDIKASGEPEAKSSVKRLFTDRVLLDIPIVAIGPSGGPVIDLDNLLVGSASTFFGSSVRQSSRSRIKSLEKAKVFPENVEIAFEIVGANSRLQTIHYSFSEVPSASSGFRPRKADERVGYFTTSFTDLGKYEDDETVIRFINRWRLQKRDPKLKLSPPKEPIRFYVEHTAPVRYRRWIKAGVDYWNKAFEKVGIVDAIVIEYQDAESKVHMEKDPEDVRYNFIRWLNNDVGTAIGPSRVHPETGEILDADIILTDGWIRHFNFNYHELMPKLAMEGMTAETLAWLGRHPNWDPRVRLAAPENANHLRAKYARQAQQPMAGFKMAQADPSLLGDDEFDGLYGQISQKNGLCMAASSRSLDLALARMDWALTLMADEEAEKEKEKKEKEAAESDKKKQDDDKEKDGDEKDDDESSDDEDEDADKDDEAVAKSDDDDAKSKKADPGELLDGMPEWFVGPLLADLVAHEVGHTLGLRHNFKASSLLTLDEINSKDVKGKRTFASSVMDYAPINYRYEAGETQGDYAMIDIGPYDFWAIEYGYTFEEKDLPEILKRCVEPELQYATDEDTSGPDPYARRYDFAKDPLSYCQEQMKLVNLYRGRLLDSFVKDGDSWAKARRGYELTLSLQSRTVSMMANWIGGAFVNRDKKGDPGDRPPVQVVPAKDQREALEYVIETTFRDEAFGLEPKLLERMGVDKWLGGGSRSALSDEATWPIHDRVLGMQASALTMLMNPTTLRRVYDNELRLPPEEDALTLPELLDRISNAVWTELGEECPEDRDDRNPMISSLRRNLQREHLQRLIDLILDSSDDVAAQMPISNLSRMQLRNLSNRIKVTMDKCAGKIDAYTMAHLTESKERIDRALDAGYTYNGGSQQQMPIMMMLMGQQGQPVQPGQQPATTP
- a CDS encoding Hsp20/alpha crystallin family protein: MTRRPGLTVPDSLASASRDLNELFDRLFDAPLRVSGSQAWFAPTSVWEDDGHFTVEMDLPGIAPDDLDVTVDDGKLTVTAKRADAEDRKYLHQERRFGELTRSITLPESVDPESIEAEYAHGVLRVTLTKRPEVQPRKIDIKVG